GGGCTCGGCGCGTGGGCCGCCGCCGGCGCGGCGACGTCCTCGGTGTGGCTGCGGGCCTGGGCAGCGCTGGTGTGGGCCGGCGCACCGGCCCTGCTCGTCGCCGTCGGCACCGGGCGGATCGGCTCCCTGCTCGCGCACGCCGCCCTGCCCTGGGTCGCGCTCGGCGTCGCCCGCGCCGCCACCGCGCCCACCGCCCGGCGCGCCTGGACCACCGCCGCCGCGGCCGGGCTCGCCCTTGCCGTGGCTGCCGCCGGCGCGCCGGTGCTGCTGGTGCTGGGCACTGCGGCCGTCCTCGTCGTCGCGGCCGCGGCGCTGCGCCCCAGCCGGGGCCGGTCGCTGGCCCTGCTGTGGACGCCGCTGCCGGCCCTCGCGCTGTCCGCGCCGTGGCTGCCGGCCGCGCTCGCCGACCCCCGGCTGCTCGTCGCCGAGCCCGGCCGGCTGCTACCCGCCGACGCGCCGCCCGCCGATGTTCTACCCGCCTGGCAGCTGCTGCTCGGCCAGCCCGCCACGCCCGTGCCGTGGCCGGTGCCGGCGGAGCCGCTCGCCAGCACCCTCGCGGTCTGGGCCGGCGCGCCGCTGGTGGCCGTCGCCGTCCTCGCCCTGCTGCGCGGCGGGCCCCGCGGACGGGCCGTGCGCGCCGGGTGGCTCGTCGTCGCGCTCGGGCTCGCCGCCGCCGTGCTCGCCGTCCGGGTCGTCCTCGTCCCCGGCGCACCGGGCGAGCCGGCCGTGACCGGGTGGCCGGGCCCGGCCGTCTCCGTCGTCGTCCTCGGCCTGGTCGCCGCCGCGCTGGCCGGCGCGGACGGCGCGCGCACCCGGTTCGGCGCCGTGCGCGGCCGGCGCCCGCTGCGCGGCCGGCGTCCCCTGCTCGACTGGCGCCCGCTGCTCGTGGCCCCGCTGGCGCTGCTCGCCCTGCTCGCCCCGGCCGCCGTCCTGGGCGCCTGGACGTGGCAGCAGGCCACCGGCACCGCCGGCCCGGCCGTGCACGCTTCAGACGTCCACCGCGGCGAGGTGGCCGCGCTGCCCGCGGTCGCCGTCGACGCCGCCACCTCCCCGGACCGCACCCGCACCCTCGTGCTGCGGCCCGAGGCCGACGGGGCGGTCGCGGCCGCCGTCACCCGCACCGCCACCGAGCGGCTCGACCGGCTCGCCACCGCGGTGACCCTGCGCGCCGGGCAGACCCCGGACGCCGCCGACGAGGCGCTGACGGCCGCCGTCGCCGGACTCGCCGGCCCGGCGTCCGCACGCACCGACCCCCGGGCGGCGCTCACCGACCTCGGCGTCGGGTACGTGCTGCTGCTGGACGCCGCCCAGGACGGCGACGGCGCTCACCCGCTGACCGCGGACACGCTGGACGCCGTGGCCGGGCTGTCCCGCTCCGGGGAGGTCGACGACGGCGTGCTGTGGCGGGTGGTCCCGGCGTCCGGGGAGGACCCGGACGCCGTCGACCGGGCCGCCAGGGTCCGGGTCCTGGACGCTGACGGCAGCCCGCAGGCCGTGCTGGCGTCCGGTCCCACGGACGTGCGCGCCCAGGTGCCCGCCGGGCAGGACGGACGCACCCTCGTGCTCGCCGAGCGCGCCGACCCCCACTGGAGCGCCTACCTCGACCACCGGCGGCTCGACCCGGTCGTCGTCGACGGCTGGGCGCAGGGCTTCGAGCTCGGCCCGCGCGGCGGCACCGTCGTCGTCCGGCACGACCCGCCGCTGCAGGGGCTCTGGGGACCGTTGCAGGTCGTCGTCCTCGGACTCACCGCCCTGCTCGCCCTGCCGCTGGGCGACGGCACCCGCAGGACGCCGCGATGAACCGGCCGGCCTGGACCCGGGTGCTCACCGGTGTCGCCGTCCTCGCCCTCACCGGCGGCGTCGTGGCCACCGCCGGCGCGCTGCCGGACCCGGCGCCGCAGGAACCGGTTGCGCCGCAACGGGTCGCGCTCCCCGCCGGGGACGCCGTCCGGGTCTGCCCGCCGGCGCCTCGGCTGCTGCAGACCGCCGACGCCCCAGGTACCGACGAGGCGCTGGCCGCCCGGGCCGCCACGACGGCGACGTTGCGGGCTCTCGCCCCCGGCTCGCAGCTCGACCGGGCTGGG
This DNA window, taken from Kineosporiaceae bacterium SCSIO 59966, encodes the following:
- a CDS encoding glycosyltransferase family 2 protein, which codes for MPRVRAHPRRAVRHLGRPERAGAPPGEEAGGLSLALDLGAVGVAPTVDRPPTQRLPGPARVTAVLVVHNGVRWLPRTLAALDAQTRRPDVVLAVDTGSVDGSGHLLAASLDDVVVTSPRTGLLDAVRAALSDREAARLTPAPDPRRPDEAPDAATPAPARDWVWVLHDDSAPAPDALERLLAAVEVAPSVAVAGCKETSWHDAGRLVRTGFTTSRLGRVVTGVEPGDVDQGQTDARDDVLAVGSAGMLVRRDVWDELGDADPATPVVGADLDLCVRARLAGHRVVVVPSAVVAHADAGRTGSRVDAPLQRRGRAWTTRRVVAHRRLVETPALLLPLTALALLAGGLLRLLARTAATEPRRGLTELGAVLAALGRPDLVWRARRRLARVRRVPRRTLAPLRAPATEVARWHRDRWARRRHRRVAGLVPLEVAAPSPARRRTALLLGVLLTAVPLVALHRLLGPGPVSGGALAPAPEDLGTLWQSARSTWLDAGLGAPGPADPLLTVLAALAVPFTAPDLAVHVLVLAAVPLAGLGAWAAAGAATSSVWLRAWAALVWAGAPALLVAVGTGRIGSLLAHAALPWVALGVARAATAPTARRAWTTAAAAGLALAVAAAGAPVLLVLGTAAVLVVAAAALRPSRGRSLALLWTPLPALALSAPWLPAALADPRLLVAEPGRLLPADAPPADVLPAWQLLLGQPATPVPWPVPAEPLASTLAVWAGAPLVAVAVLALLRGGPRGRAVRAGWLVVALGLAAAVLAVRVVLVPGAPGEPAVTGWPGPAVSVVVLGLVAAALAGADGARTRFGAVRGRRPLRGRRPLLDWRPLLVAPLALLALLAPAAVLGAWTWQQATGTAGPAVHASDVHRGEVAALPAVAVDAATSPDRTRTLVLRPEADGAVAAAVTRTATERLDRLATAVTLRAGQTPDAADEALTAAVAGLAGPASARTDPRAALTDLGVGYVLLLDAAQDGDGAHPLTADTLDAVAGLSRSGEVDDGVLWRVVPASGEDPDAVDRAARVRVLDADGSPQAVLASGPTDVRAQVPAGQDGRTLVLAERADPHWSAYLDHRRLDPVVVDGWAQGFELGPRGGTVVVRHDPPLQGLWGPLQVVVLGLTALLALPLGDGTRRTPR